A genome region from Gigantopelta aegis isolate Gae_Host chromosome 3, Gae_host_genome, whole genome shotgun sequence includes the following:
- the LOC121368166 gene encoding integrator complex subunit 2-like — translation MSKNYVPVTSRIFLAMKNVDIDTLSRCSETDLRPVLPSLVRMALCSPLDSSEEWTQGRKDILKILSGLDIVNSIVALLSIDFHALEQDVKKEQQLRAKIGGNQTESVLISQLQHGLCLEFERSDAPRRIRLLLSELMFIMTELQVKDQQKPVLFQKQSELFESEVYLEEVCDVLCIAQAELPNLLPMTDLAEALLCVKNGAGLICQLVANCPESFTEVCRSLVSHGERQDEESVSGRLRLDMLKALCTMNPKEALNVRQLCVKHCTMPGLAISLSLQIGESDRQMDTQEDDLVAFVSSLLLGNDQAIRMWFSQFVKVGQKKKCDSPGSLLQALRDNLLGQVALLLPKKYELMSEGNVVKASSMIKLYCALRGMATLKYSEEEMSSLLELITARPPPSKTGAHFICLGLSMLIACPYLLGSMDQEQQAIEWITWLMSTEGMFEKETANTTSFGEMLFLLALHFHHNHMHAIADLVCNTLGMKSAVKANALSRIRQIFTQELFTEQVIAAHAVKIPVTPNLNANMTGYLPLHSICQLLKSRVFSKHKVPIKDWIYKQICHISLPLHPLLPQLIETYVNSIIIKGGKMEYTNEPITEEEILDVYKDAISHGHSKKEGYSKNQNLSSQLLILYYLLLYEDTLLNSMKTIVLFKTGVKSYSENILSKIPINFLIQEALKEQQLYAGLFAPLTRLLVTHYPHLCLVEDWLEESLTTKTSVGTDSSCRACTPSAFQSALGKLESCPTAVIQHLKYLLGLTSVDLMPYSEILINSLPSMLQEGTPRRVLDLAQSVWFKVHAVTPRSIRLWTVNALRPRLNTVFMSPPFTEQDLMIDPLIVLGCDERVFRCPPILEVNLRVLAAYTQACRVYLTNHLQTHPITDNNTLAEQERQELKIALIAAQESAIIQILLEICLPNNDSEKDSSQLSNRREVECLIYSYIHQVFIADPNLAKLVHFQGYPRELIKSVVQSVPSMHICLDFIAELLGQPQSEKQIFAIQLTSELCLKYSLPKSLSVAKLGINVMFTLLTVLDSEERIKFFLQTVPCLLNFCKAFPPLCEDVTTLLTQVGRICVSQLAATTNMSFFDFAQECDVDGGSGDYLLTKKRKTVLPRDTVTLYHKLYTMVQRTFSQVTQKALMASSVY, via the exons AGCTAAGATTGGAGGGAACCAGACAGAAAGTGTACTCATTTCCCAGCTGCAGCATGGTTTATGTCTAGAGTTTGAACGCAGTGATGCGCCACGCCGTATTCGACTTTTGCTCAGTGAGCTCATGTTCATCATGACTGAG TTGCAGGTGAAAGATCAACAAAAACCTGTACTATTCCAGAAACAGTCGGAACTGTTTGAAAGTGAGGTGTATTTGGAAGAAGTTTGTGATGTGCTGTGTATTGCACAAGCAG AACTGCCAAATCTGCTTCCTATGACAGATCTGGCAGAGGCGTTGCTGTGTGTCAAGAATGGAGCTGGCTTGATTTGTCAACTAGTAGCAAATTGTCCCGAGAGTTTTACAGAAG TGTGTAGAAGTCTGGTTTCTCACGGAGAGCGGCAGGATGAGGAGTCGGTGAGCGGCCGGCTGCGGCTGGACATGCTTAAGGCTCTGTGTACCATGAACCCCAAGGAAGCACTCAATGTCCGACAGCTATGT GTAAAACATTGTACCATGCCTGGTCTGGCTATCTCCCTGTCTCTGCAGATTGGTGAGAgtgacagacagatggacacaCAAGAAGATGATTTAGTAGCTTTTGTTAGCAGCTTACTGCTTGGGAATGACCAAGCAATTCGAATGTGGTTCTCTCAGTTTGTGAAAGTTGGACAAAAG AAAAAGTGTGACTCACCTGGCTCATTGCTTCAGGCATTGCGTGACAATCTTCTTGGACAAGTGGCTCTGCTGCTGCCCAAGAAATATGAACTGATGAGTGAAGGCAACGTGGTTAAAGCCAGCAGTATGATAAAGTTGTACTGCGCACTCAGGGGCATGGCTACTCTCAA GTACTCAGAAGAAGAAATGTCATCACTGCTGGAACTTATCACAGCAAGACCGCCGCCATCCAAAACTGGTGCTCACTTCATATGTCTGGGGCTGTCCATGCTCATAGCATGTCCTTATTTGCTTGG gTCAATGGATCAAGAACAGCAAGCTATTGAATGGATCACTTGGCTCATGTCAACAGAGGGCATGTTTGAAaa AGAAACTGCCAACACTACGTCATTTGGTgagatgttgtttttgttggctCTTCACTTCCACCACAACCACATGCATGCAATTGCTGATTTGGTGTGCAACACTCTCGGCATGAAG AGTGCTGTCAAAGCAAATGCTTTATCAAGAATTCGTCAAATCTTCACTCAAGAACTATTCACAGAACAG gTTATTGCTGCTCATGCAGTGAAAATCCCTGTGACTCCAAATCTCAATGCCAACATGACTGGTTATCTCCCCTTACACAGTATATGTCAGCTTTTAAAGAGCAGAGTTTTCTCCAAGCACAAAGTTCCAATAAAA GACTGGATCTACAAGCAGATCTGTCACATTTCTCTCCCTTTGCATCCACTTCTACCTCAGTTGATTGAAACCTACGTCAACTCAATCATCATCAAAGGTGGCAAAATGGAATACACAAATGAACCAATCACAGAAGAAGAGATTTTGGATGTGTACAAAGACGCAATCAGCCATGGACACTCGAAGAAAGAAGGTTACTCCAAAAACCAGAACCTGTCCTCTCAGTTGCTTATTCtctattatttgttgttgtacgAGGATACGTTGTTGAACAGTATGAAAACAATAG TGCTGTTTAAAACTGGAGTAAAGTCGTATTCTGAGAACATCCTGTCTAAAATCCCCATCAACTTCCTCATACAGGAGGCTTTGAAGGAACAGCAGCTGTATGCGGGCTTGTTTGCTCCTCTCACACG GTTGCTGGTCACTCATTACCCACATCTGTGTTTGGTGGAGGACTGGCTGGAGGAAAGTCTTACAACGAAGACGTCAGTTGGAACAGACTCGTCCTGTAGAGCTTGTACACCTTCAGCATTCCAGTCTG CTCTAGGTAAACTGGAAAGTTGTCCAACAGCTGTCATTCAACATCTCAAGTACTTACTTGGACTGACATCGGTGGATCTCATGCCCTACAGTGAAATCCTCATCAACAGTCTTCCCAGCATGCTTCAGGAAGGAACGCCAAGGAGAGTCCTTGATCTAGCCCAGAGTGTGTGGTTCAAAGTACATGCTGTCACCCCAAGAAG TATTCGGCTGTGGACGGTGAATGCCCTGCGTCCTCGTTTAAATACGGTTTTCATGTCTCCACCCTTTACTGAGCAGGACCTGATGATAGACCCTCTTATTGTACTCGGCTGTGATGAAAGGGTGTTcag GTGTCCTCCAATTCTGGAAGTAAATTTACGAGTGCTAGCAGCATACACGCAGGCCTGTCGCGTTTATCTGACGAACCACCTGCAGACCCACCCGATCACGGACAACAACACACTGGCAGAGCAGGAACGACAGGAACTGAAGATAGCCCTGATTGCAGCCCAGGAGAGCGCCATCATTCAGATCCTACTGGAGATATGCTTACCGAACAACGATTCAGAGAAG GACAGCAGTCAGCTTTCGAACAGACGCGAAGTTGAGTGTCTCATTTACTCCTACATACATCAAGTGTTTATTGCCGATCCTAATCTAGCCAAGCTAGTACACTTTCAG GGTTACCCAAGAGAACTGATAAAGTCTGTTGTGCAGAGTGTTCCTTCCATGCACATATGTTTGGACTTCATCGCTGAACTGCTAGGACAGCCACAGTCAGAGAAACAG ATATTTGCCATTCAGCTGACGTCTGAGTTGTGTCTCAAATATTCTTTACCTAAATCTCTGAGTGTGGCGAAACTAGGCATCAATGTCATGTTTACTCTGCTGACAG TGTTAGATAGTGAGGAAAGAATCAAATTCTTCCTTCAGACAGTTCCATGTTTGTTAAATTTCTGTAAGGCTTTCCCCCCGCTGTGTGAAGACGTTACCACATTACTGACGCAGGTTGGGCGAATCTGTGTTTCACAACTTGCTGCCACCACAAACATGTCATTTTTTG aTTTCGCTCAAGAGTGTGACGTGGATGGTGGATCTGGTGACTACTTGTTAACAAAGAAGAGAAAGACTGTTTTACCCAGAGACACTGTCACTCTCTATCACAAACTCTACACCATGGTGCAAAGGACGTTTTCTCAAGTCACACAAAAAGCTCTTATGGCAAGCAGTGTGTACTAA